Proteins co-encoded in one Malus sylvestris chromosome 9, drMalSylv7.2, whole genome shotgun sequence genomic window:
- the LOC126583875 gene encoding kinesin-like protein KIN-5D isoform X2 produces the protein MEEDMQSFLSTKAEATEELRGRLGKLKNMYGSGIKALNGIAGDLEGNSQSTFTHLNSEVSNHSSALEDVQLFLP, from the exons ATGGAAGAGGACATGCAGTCCTTTTTATCAACAAAGGCGGAG GCTACTGAAGAACTGCGAGGAAGATTAGGAAAGCTTAAAAACATGTATGGTTCAGGTATTAAAGCTCTAAATGGTATAGCTGGGGATCTTGAAGGAAATTCGCAATCAACGTTTACTCATCTAAACTCTGAAGTTTCTAACCATTCTTCTGCTCTGGAAGAT GTTCAACTTTTCTTACCATAA
- the LOC126583875 gene encoding kinesin-like protein KIN-5D isoform X1, protein MEEDMQSFLSTKAEATEELRGRLGKLKNMYGSGIKALNGIAGDLEGNSQSTFTHLNSEVSNHSSALEDGELLLKTESYVPK, encoded by the exons ATGGAAGAGGACATGCAGTCCTTTTTATCAACAAAGGCGGAG GCTACTGAAGAACTGCGAGGAAGATTAGGAAAGCTTAAAAACATGTATGGTTCAGGTATTAAAGCTCTAAATGGTATAGCTGGGGATCTTGAAGGAAATTCGCAATCAACGTTTACTCATCTAAACTCTGAAGTTTCTAACCATTCTTCTGCTCTGGAAGAT GGAGAATTGCTTCTTAAAACAGAGTCATATGTACCGAAATAA
- the LOC126583874 gene encoding uncharacterized protein LOC126583874, translating to MAAATGVIVELQRNSPNWATIVEEIVKLERKIFPKHESLARSFDEELRKKNSGLLYYREQHMDGEEVAGYVMYSWPSSLYASITKLAVKDTCRKQGYGEALLTAAIQKCRTRNVQRITLHVDPSRTPAVNLYKKFGFKVDNLIQGYYSSDRNAYRMYLDFDAS from the exons ATGGCGGCAGCTACAGGGGTCATCGTGGAGCTTCAGAGAAACTCTCCCAACTGGGCGACGATAGTGGAAGAAATAGTGAAGCTAGAGCGGAAGATCTTCCCGAAACACGAATCCCTTGCCCGAAGCTTTGACGAAGAACTGAGAAAGAAAAACAGCGGGCTTCTATATTACAGGGAACAACATATGGATGGTGAAGAAGTTGCAGGCTATGTCATGTACTCTTGGCCTTCTTCCCTGTACGCTTCCATCACAAAGCTCGCAG TGAAGGATACTTGTCGGAAGCAAGGCTACGGAGAAGCACTACTGACAGCAGCCATTCAGAAATGTAGAACAAGAAATGTCCAGCGCATAACACTTCACGTTGATCCCTCAAGAACTCCTGCTGTGAATCTTTACAAGAAATTCGGTTTCAAAGTTGACAACCTCATACAAGGTTACTACTCTTCGGATCGAAATGCCTATAGAATGTACCTAGACTTTGATGCCAGCTAG
- the LOC126633950 gene encoding zinc finger BED domain-containing protein RICESLEEPER 2-like, which translates to MTITVDNASVNKVALDQLMMKMNKWENSQAILGGKYLHVRYIAHIANIIVSHGMKKLNNGLLAIRNCVRFVRSSPQRLELFRQVVNGVKLTCKAMVCLDCPTRWNSSFVMLDVALKFKKAFATMAEDEENPLLAYFKEVEDEKDEDSVIIVCQTKGRKRAELPTEKDWSKMEVFVKLL; encoded by the coding sequence ATGACAATTACAGTGGACAATGCTTCAGTAAATAAAGTTGCTTTGGATCAACTTATGATGAAAATGAATAAGTGGGAAAATTCACAAGCTATTCTAGGTGGCAAGTATTTACATGTGAGATACATCGCTCACATAGCCAACATAATTGTGAGTCATGGGATGAAGAAGCTAAATAATGGTCTTTTAGCTATAAGAAATTGCGTGAGGTTCGTAAGGAGCTCTCCACAAAGATTGGAGCTTTTTAGGCAAGTCGTGAATGGGGTGAAATTGACGTGCAAAGCAATGGTTTGCCTTGATTGCCCTACTCGGTGGAATTCTTCATTTGTTATGTTGGATGTAGCCTTGAAATTTAAGAAGGCCTTTGCTACAATGGCAGAGGATGAAGAAAATCCCTTATTGGCTTACTTTAAGGAAGTTGAAgatgaaaaagatgaagatAGTGTGATTATTGTTTGCCAAACTAAGGGGAGGAAAAGGGCTGAACTACCAACGGAAAAAGATTGGTCCAAGATGGAGGTTTTtgtcaagcttttatag